One segment of Thermosynechococcus sp. HN-54 DNA contains the following:
- a CDS encoding Crp/Fnr family transcriptional regulator — MQERRSSPAPELSLQNTPFFLDLPQAVVEKALAHVVTRQHPANRVILLENDWGTSVYFILSGWVKIRTYNIDGKEVTLNILGPGELFGEMAPLEEVPRSTDVITLTPTVVANMPATDFVNLVNTEPQAGIRLAKLMARRLRQLNRRLRLRESDSTSRVADILLFLADGQGRQGAEGLEIPNLPHRELSSLSGMARETVTRVLGKLERKGIIRRSQDSLCITNLRALESLLL, encoded by the coding sequence ATGCAAGAACGGCGTAGTTCTCCTGCTCCTGAATTATCTTTGCAAAATACTCCCTTTTTTCTGGACTTGCCGCAGGCGGTGGTGGAAAAGGCCCTAGCCCATGTGGTGACCCGTCAGCATCCTGCCAACCGAGTGATCTTGCTGGAGAATGACTGGGGGACATCGGTTTACTTTATCCTCAGTGGCTGGGTGAAGATTCGCACCTACAACATTGATGGCAAGGAGGTCACGCTCAATATCCTTGGCCCTGGGGAATTGTTTGGCGAAATGGCGCCCTTAGAGGAAGTCCCCCGCTCAACCGATGTGATCACGCTGACACCAACGGTAGTGGCGAATATGCCAGCCACGGATTTTGTCAACCTAGTGAATACGGAACCCCAAGCAGGAATACGCCTTGCAAAGTTGATGGCACGGCGGCTGCGACAACTGAATCGGCGATTGCGACTGCGGGAATCCGATAGTACCTCACGGGTGGCGGATATTTTGCTCTTTTTAGCTGATGGTCAAGGCCGCCAAGGAGCGGAGGGTCTAGAAATTCCGAATCTGCCCCACCGTGAACTGAGTAGTTTAAGTGGCATGGCGCGAGAGACAGTAACACGGGTGCTGGGGAAACTGGAGCGCAAGGGGATTATTCGCCGCAGTCAAGATAGCCTATGCATTACCAATCTGCGCGCCCTAGAAAGCTTACTCCTCTAG
- a CDS encoding glycosyltransferase family 9 protein yields the protein MKHIVALVPGGIGDQILFFPTLDDLKARFPEAQLDVVVEPRAVAAYQLSGSVHQVIPFNFKDRNALADWANLIGILREGEYDAILSLGRSKAVRFLLWLTGIPKRVGFAKLNPLGFLTDAVPVNLDQYSAATYHDLLKAFGITTPCPLPKAVVTEGDREWATAEQQRLGISGRYRLLHGGSSQMALTKGIHKIYPPAAWVEVIQRLQQQEPHLPFIVVCGPEDQAWVSALTQALPEIKISRPPDLRKLAALMQQAQQILCTDSGPMHIGVAVGTPLVALFGPTDPAKLLPDDPRFRAVKSPTGNMADIPVSAVIEAARHG from the coding sequence ATGAAACATATCGTAGCGCTGGTACCCGGCGGTATCGGTGATCAAATTTTGTTTTTTCCCACCCTTGATGATCTCAAAGCCCGTTTTCCCGAGGCGCAGTTGGATGTGGTGGTTGAACCCCGTGCCGTTGCTGCCTACCAACTGAGTGGCAGTGTCCACCAAGTCATTCCCTTTAACTTCAAAGATCGCAATGCCCTAGCGGATTGGGCAAACCTGATTGGCATACTGCGGGAGGGGGAGTACGATGCCATTCTCTCCTTGGGACGGAGTAAAGCAGTGCGCTTTCTGCTGTGGCTGACGGGGATTCCCAAGCGAGTCGGCTTTGCCAAACTCAATCCCTTGGGATTTCTCACCGATGCTGTACCCGTCAACCTTGATCAGTACAGTGCTGCCACCTACCACGACTTACTTAAAGCCTTTGGTATCACTACCCCCTGTCCCCTGCCCAAGGCAGTGGTGACCGAGGGCGATCGCGAGTGGGCAACCGCAGAGCAGCAACGTTTAGGCATTAGCGGTAGGTATCGCCTTTTGCACGGCGGCTCCAGTCAAATGGCACTGACAAAGGGGATTCACAAAATTTATCCCCCCGCCGCTTGGGTTGAGGTCATCCAGAGGCTGCAACAGCAGGAGCCGCACCTGCCCTTTATCGTCGTCTGTGGGCCTGAAGATCAAGCATGGGTGAGTGCGCTAACGCAGGCGCTACCGGAGATTAAAATTAGCCGTCCTCCAGACTTGCGCAAACTAGCGGCTCTAATGCAACAGGCACAACAGATTCTCTGTACCGACAGTGGCCCGATGCACATTGGCGTGGCGGTGGGGACACCCCTTGTGGCGCTTTTTGGCCCAACAGATCCCGCTAAACTCCTGCCAGATGATCCGCGCTTTCGGGCTGTCAAATCCCCTACGGGCAACATGGCCGATATCCCAGTGTCAGCAGTGATTGAGGCAGCTCGCCATGGCTAG
- a CDS encoding ferredoxin, whose product MAEGQPLGLEPELGGQLRQSEPRSGYEPELGGTHRQRGVYVDEITCIGCKHCAHVARNTFYIEPNYGRSRVVRQDGDPLELIQEAIDTCPVDCIHWVDYTELKRLEKERLEQVVPLAGFPIDPATTYRRKRRSPPRTE is encoded by the coding sequence GTGGCAGAGGGGCAACCCCTTGGTTTAGAGCCAGAACTTGGCGGCCAACTTCGCCAAAGTGAACCTCGCAGCGGCTACGAACCCGAACTGGGGGGCACCCATCGTCAGCGTGGTGTCTATGTGGATGAGATTACCTGTATTGGCTGCAAGCACTGTGCCCATGTGGCTCGCAATACTTTCTACATTGAGCCGAACTACGGGCGATCGCGCGTGGTGCGCCAAGATGGTGATCCCCTCGAACTGATCCAAGAAGCCATTGACACCTGTCCGGTTGATTGTATCCACTGGGTGGATTACACGGAATTAAAGCGGCTTGAAAAAGAGCGCCTCGAGCAAGTTGTTCCCCTTGCCGGCTTTCCCATTGATCCTGCGACAACCTACCGTAGAAAACGGCGATCGCCCCCTAGGACTGAATAG
- a CDS encoding DUF6825 family protein: protein MSQSPLDAFFLGRATATLLRDQAQHLFVEFLSQLGRFDAEQQQRLHQFMEEVQARARQEAEMVVPRGSQRVDWQALIDDLRAEIAALRTELQRYRNRDG, encoded by the coding sequence ATGAGTCAATCGCCGCTGGATGCCTTTTTCCTTGGTCGAGCGACAGCAACGCTCCTGCGTGATCAGGCGCAGCATCTATTTGTGGAATTCCTGAGTCAGCTAGGGCGATTTGATGCTGAACAGCAGCAGCGGCTCCATCAATTCATGGAAGAGGTGCAAGCTCGCGCCCGCCAAGAAGCAGAAATGGTGGTTCCTCGGGGTAGCCAACGGGTAGATTGGCAAGCCCTGATTGATGATTTGCGCGCTGAAATTGCTGCCCTGCGCACGGAACTGCAACGCTACCGCAATCGCGACGGTTAG
- a CDS encoding EI24 domain-containing protein — MIGQFWSAVQQFQAGFFAFGRGLVFIARYRLWGYLLLPAFLSLALGIVLIIAAFWAVQGVGDYWSVGEQWQWLYQGVIDVLATLIAIFLALIGYQTLIPLVVIPFLGPLLNRVEKITMGQPIEVGWRRDLLNAMVGGWFAVRDAILQVLFLVLSFLAGPLQPLVMAIANSYFLGRGSFDYLLEKHSTSLRERKRLTRAYTPQIYGLGLAQLLALLIPLVGLVLVPPVGVVAAALLIQEYPPQKQLTAANAVSRH; from the coding sequence GTGATCGGGCAGTTTTGGTCGGCAGTACAACAGTTTCAGGCAGGTTTTTTTGCCTTTGGTCGCGGCCTTGTCTTTATTGCCCGTTATCGCCTGTGGGGTTATCTGCTACTACCTGCCTTTTTGAGCCTTGCTCTGGGGATAGTGCTGATTATTGCTGCCTTCTGGGCTGTTCAAGGGGTTGGGGATTACTGGTCTGTTGGCGAGCAATGGCAGTGGCTTTACCAAGGGGTCATTGATGTTTTAGCCACCCTCATTGCTATCTTTTTAGCCCTCATTGGTTATCAAACGCTCATTCCCCTGGTGGTCATTCCTTTTCTTGGTCCGCTGCTCAACCGGGTTGAAAAAATTACGATGGGACAACCTATTGAGGTGGGCTGGCGACGGGATCTATTGAATGCGATGGTCGGTGGTTGGTTTGCCGTGCGAGATGCCATTTTACAAGTCCTTTTCCTTGTCCTCTCGTTTCTGGCAGGCCCGCTGCAACCCCTTGTGATGGCGATCGCCAACAGTTACTTTCTGGGACGCGGCAGCTTTGACTACCTCCTCGAGAAACACAGCACCTCCCTTCGGGAGCGCAAACGGCTGACCCGTGCCTACACGCCGCAGATTTATGGCCTTGGTTTGGCGCAGTTGTTGGCTCTGTTGATTCCCCTAGTGGGGTTAGTGCTCGTACCACCAGTGGGGGTGGTCGCTGCTGCTTTGCTCATTCAAGAGTATCCACCCCAAAAGCAGTTGACAGCAGCCAATGCGGTTTCTCGGCATTGA
- a CDS encoding HAD-IIIA family hydrolase, whose translation MARAAVFLDRDGVLNQEVGYIHRLEDLQLIPGVAQAVRRLNEAGWFCCLASNQSGPARNYYSIDHVHALHQRLQDLLAASAGAMLDAVYFCPDLSRPEGGVVAAYAGWTTWRKPNTGMLVAAAWDHDLDLRRSVMVGDKATDIDLARNAGCYGILVQTGFGDRVLEGRYQHASQPDYIAQDLAAAVEWICTHLVPR comes from the coding sequence ATGGCTAGAGCCGCTGTCTTCCTCGATCGGGATGGGGTGCTCAACCAAGAGGTGGGCTATATTCACCGCCTTGAGGACTTGCAGTTAATTCCCGGTGTCGCGCAGGCCGTACGGCGGCTCAATGAGGCAGGGTGGTTTTGCTGCTTGGCTTCCAATCAATCGGGGCCCGCGCGGAACTACTACAGCATTGATCATGTCCATGCTCTCCACCAAAGACTACAGGACTTACTGGCGGCGAGTGCGGGTGCGATGTTGGATGCCGTCTATTTCTGTCCTGATCTCAGCCGTCCTGAAGGGGGAGTAGTTGCCGCCTACGCGGGTTGGACAACGTGGCGCAAGCCAAATACGGGAATGCTGGTGGCCGCTGCTTGGGATCATGATTTGGATCTGAGGCGCAGTGTTATGGTCGGCGACAAAGCCACAGATATTGATCTGGCGCGGAATGCAGGGTGCTACGGCATCTTGGTACAAACCGGGTTTGGCGATCGCGTCCTTGAGGGCCGCTACCAGCATGCCAGTCAACCCGATTACATTGCCCAAGATTTAGCCGCTGCCGTAGAGTGGATTTGTACTCACCTTGTACCCCGATAG
- a CDS encoding DUF3887 domain-containing protein, with protein MPLWPAIARGESQESINVNPQAQVQTAEQFVDALFGNNFDLAWSYLHPQLQQEFSPTKLEQRQASFLKRVGVYKKRLGSRINGNIVSIKVAFSNVTDTLIVIMDSNGKITGIDFPAMSDDLSAQPLPSRSRP; from the coding sequence TTGCCTCTGTGGCCGGCGATCGCCCGCGGCGAGTCCCAAGAATCCATCAATGTCAATCCCCAAGCGCAAGTACAAACTGCTGAACAATTTGTCGATGCCCTCTTTGGCAATAACTTCGATTTAGCGTGGAGCTACTTACACCCGCAACTGCAACAGGAGTTTTCGCCGACGAAATTGGAGCAACGCCAAGCTAGTTTTTTGAAACGGGTCGGGGTGTACAAAAAGCGTCTTGGGAGTCGGATCAACGGCAATATTGTCAGTATCAAGGTAGCGTTTTCTAACGTTACGGATACATTGATTGTGATTATGGATAGCAATGGTAAGATCACAGGTATTGATTTTCCAGCAATGTCTGACGACCTGTCTGCTCAGCCTCTGCCCTCGCGCTCTCGGCCTTGA
- a CDS encoding competence/damage-inducible protein A, producing MSAEIICVGTELLLGEILNSNAQFLAQQLASLGIPHYYQTVVGDNPTRIKKVVAIACDRARLLIFTGGLGPTPDDLTTETLADFFQAPLEERPEIIADLERKYAHRGGFSPSNRKQALLPVGAQILPNPLGTAPGMIWQPRTGLIILTFPGVPAEMKQMWQETAVPFLRSQGWGKEVIYSRVLRFWGIPESVLAEKVAAQIAREHPTVAPYAGNGETRLRITVRAKDEAEAQQLIQPVEAEIRQIVGLDCYGADEDTLASAVARLLQERHQTVAVAESCTGGGLGEMLTRLPGSSLSFKGGVIAYANEVKVTLLGVNPEDLEREGAVSAVVAAQMALGVKTRLASDWGVSITGIAGPGGATLTKPVGLVYIGVALSNGEVMTREFRFSGQRGRDWVRHLSTMNALDVLRRQLLMNP from the coding sequence ATGAGTGCAGAAATTATTTGCGTGGGGACGGAATTGCTGCTGGGGGAGATTCTCAACAGTAATGCCCAGTTTTTAGCGCAACAACTGGCAAGCTTAGGCATCCCCCACTATTACCAAACTGTCGTTGGCGACAATCCCACGCGGATTAAGAAAGTTGTGGCCATTGCCTGCGATCGCGCCCGCCTATTGATTTTCACGGGTGGCCTTGGCCCCACACCTGATGATCTTACCACTGAAACCCTAGCGGATTTCTTTCAAGCCCCCCTTGAAGAACGCCCGGAAATTATTGCTGACCTAGAACGCAAGTATGCCCATCGCGGTGGCTTTAGTCCCAGTAACCGCAAGCAAGCCCTCCTGCCCGTGGGGGCACAGATTCTCCCGAATCCCTTGGGGACTGCCCCCGGCATGATCTGGCAGCCGCGCACGGGTCTCATCATTCTCACATTCCCCGGTGTCCCGGCTGAAATGAAGCAGATGTGGCAAGAAACTGCGGTGCCCTTTTTGCGTTCCCAAGGCTGGGGAAAAGAGGTCATTTACAGCCGTGTGCTGCGTTTCTGGGGCATTCCCGAATCCGTGCTTGCGGAAAAAGTGGCTGCCCAAATCGCCCGTGAGCATCCCACTGTGGCCCCCTATGCCGGCAATGGTGAAACCCGCCTCCGCATTACTGTACGCGCTAAGGATGAAGCGGAAGCTCAGCAACTGATTCAGCCCGTCGAAGCCGAGATTCGCCAAATTGTGGGTTTAGACTGCTATGGTGCCGATGAGGATACCCTCGCCAGTGCCGTTGCTCGCCTTCTCCAAGAGCGACACCAAACGGTGGCCGTGGCAGAGTCCTGTACAGGCGGTGGCCTTGGCGAGATGCTGACCCGCCTGCCGGGGAGTTCTCTCTCGTTTAAGGGAGGCGTGATTGCCTACGCCAATGAGGTTAAGGTCACTCTACTGGGGGTCAATCCTGAAGATTTAGAGCGAGAAGGCGCTGTGAGTGCCGTGGTGGCCGCCCAGATGGCGCTAGGGGTAAAGACACGTTTGGCCAGTGATTGGGGCGTCAGTATTACCGGGATTGCTGGCCCCGGCGGCGCGACGCTCACTAAACCCGTGGGACTGGTGTATATTGGGGTGGCACTGTCCAACGGTGAGGTCATGACCCGTGAATTTCGCTTTAGTGGTCAGCGGGGACGCGATTGGGTGCGGCATCTCAGTACCATGAATGCCCTCGATGTATTGCGGCGACAGTTACTGATGAATCCATGA
- a CDS encoding DUF2997 domain-containing protein produces the protein MLETLEFVIYPDGRVVETVTGISGTSCAEVTAAIEAQLGCVISQQPTAEYYAPQEEENQLVVQSVPSQW, from the coding sequence ATGCTAGAAACCCTTGAATTTGTGATTTATCCCGATGGCCGGGTGGTTGAAACTGTCACGGGAATTTCCGGGACATCCTGTGCGGAGGTCACTGCTGCCATTGAAGCACAACTAGGGTGTGTCATTAGCCAACAGCCCACCGCAGAGTACTACGCTCCCCAAGAGGAAGAAAATCAGTTGGTTGTTCAATCTGTCCCCTCCCAGTGGTAA
- a CDS encoding DUF1257 domain-containing protein: MSHFSQIKTQIRSLPALEAALTDLGLPWQSGSKEVRGFRGQTQTAQVVIPQENGYDIGFRWNGTEYELVADLEFWQQAWSVDRFLNKVTQRYAYHAVLQSATEQGFQVQTTEQQADGSVKLVLQRWRS; the protein is encoded by the coding sequence ATGTCGCACTTCAGCCAAATTAAAACCCAAATTCGGAGTTTACCCGCCCTAGAAGCTGCCCTAACGGACTTGGGCTTGCCATGGCAATCTGGCTCTAAAGAAGTGCGCGGGTTTCGTGGTCAAACCCAAACGGCTCAAGTGGTCATTCCTCAGGAAAATGGCTACGACATTGGCTTTCGCTGGAATGGCACTGAGTATGAGCTAGTGGCTGATCTAGAGTTTTGGCAGCAGGCATGGTCTGTGGATCGCTTCTTGAATAAAGTCACTCAACGCTATGCCTACCATGCAGTGTTGCAATCTGCTACCGAGCAAGGCTTTCAAGTGCAAACCACTGAACAGCAGGCGGATGGAAGTGTCAAGCTAGTCTTGCAACGCTGGCGTTCCTAG
- a CDS encoding glycosyltransferase family 4 protein, translating to MLYHLIAFLAAIAVVLLVTPIVNDLGHKAGFVDRPNERKIHTRPMVRLGGVSIFLGNLVALLIVWNAGGFGVLPQPAEYEIWGVTLGGVAFFLIGLADDLLTLPALLRLVLQFLVAGIVWSVGVKIRIITVPFVGIVDLGWLSLPLTTVWLVGIANAINFIDGVDGLAAGVSGIAASAMFFVCMLMGEPEAGLLAAALAGGALGFLRYNFNPAQIFMGDGGAYFMGFTLAGLGVIGLVKAYTAVAILVPLLILAVPIVDTSTVVFNRLLKGQSPFAPDKRHLHHRLLKAGLSQRVTVLFIYCLTLWVGSLALALAGLPGGWGYAVAASLLMGFASWYVWQRVRSSEND from the coding sequence ATGCTGTACCACCTGATTGCCTTCCTAGCTGCCATTGCCGTTGTCCTGTTGGTCACCCCCATTGTCAATGACCTTGGACATAAAGCAGGATTTGTGGATCGACCTAATGAACGCAAGATTCACACCCGTCCGATGGTGCGCCTCGGTGGCGTCTCCATTTTTCTGGGTAATCTGGTGGCACTGCTGATTGTCTGGAATGCTGGCGGTTTTGGTGTCCTACCCCAGCCAGCGGAGTATGAAATTTGGGGAGTCACCTTAGGGGGGGTGGCCTTTTTCCTCATTGGCTTAGCGGATGATCTGCTGACTTTACCAGCCCTCCTACGCCTTGTCCTGCAATTTCTCGTGGCGGGTATTGTCTGGTCTGTCGGCGTCAAAATTCGCATTATTACCGTACCCTTTGTGGGCATTGTTGACCTTGGCTGGCTCAGTTTGCCCTTGACCACAGTGTGGCTGGTGGGAATTGCCAATGCCATTAACTTCATTGATGGTGTGGATGGTCTAGCAGCGGGAGTGTCGGGTATTGCCGCCTCCGCCATGTTTTTCGTCTGTATGCTGATGGGGGAGCCAGAGGCAGGACTCTTGGCCGCAGCCTTAGCGGGAGGGGCACTGGGGTTCCTACGCTACAACTTCAATCCTGCCCAAATTTTTATGGGGGACGGGGGTGCCTATTTCATGGGATTTACCCTTGCAGGTTTGGGCGTGATTGGACTCGTCAAGGCCTATACGGCGGTGGCCATTCTCGTGCCTCTATTAATTTTGGCTGTGCCCATTGTGGATACGTCAACGGTCGTTTTTAACCGCCTCCTGAAAGGGCAGTCTCCCTTTGCGCCCGATAAGAGACACTTGCACCATCGCCTTCTCAAGGCGGGGCTTTCGCAACGGGTGACGGTGCTGTTTATCTATTGCTTGACACTATGGGTGGGCAGTCTTGCCTTGGCTTTGGCGGGTTTGCCGGGAGGATGGGGCTATGCCGTGGCAGCGTCTCTTCTGATGGGCTTTGCCTCGTGGTATGTCTGGCAACGGGTGCGCAGCAGCGAAAATGACTGA
- the glyA gene encoding serine hydroxymethyltransferase: MTHIDWLAQTDPLVAEMVQREVQRQQQHLELIASENFTSPAVMAAQGTVLTNKYAEGLPGKRYYGGCEFVDEVEQLAIDRAKELFAAAHANVQPHSGAQANFAVFLALLNPGDTIMGMDLSHGGHLTHGSPVNVSGKWFNVVHYGVHPETERLDMDQVRDLARQHRPKLIICGYSAYPRVIPFAEFRQIADEVGAYLMADIAHIAGLVATGHHPNPVPLCDVVTTTTHKTLRGPRGGLILTRDAELGKKFDKAVFPGTQGGPLEHVIAAKAVAFGEALKPEFKAYSGQVIRNAQALAAGLQARQLRLVSGGTDNHLMLIDLRSVNLTGKEADRLMGEINITTNKNTIPFDPASPFVTSGLRLGTPALTTRGFTEAEFTEIAEIISDRLQAPADETIKNRCRERVAALCTQFPLYPHLQLPQPVLA, encoded by the coding sequence ATGACCCATATTGATTGGCTTGCGCAAACGGATCCCTTGGTTGCTGAAATGGTACAGCGGGAAGTCCAGCGGCAGCAGCAACACCTTGAACTGATTGCCAGCGAAAACTTTACTTCTCCTGCGGTGATGGCCGCTCAAGGCACAGTTCTCACCAACAAATATGCCGAGGGATTGCCCGGTAAACGCTACTACGGTGGCTGCGAATTTGTGGATGAAGTGGAGCAACTGGCCATTGATCGCGCCAAGGAACTCTTTGCCGCTGCCCACGCCAATGTTCAGCCCCACTCCGGTGCCCAAGCCAATTTTGCCGTCTTCTTGGCACTGCTCAATCCCGGCGACACCATTATGGGGATGGATTTGTCCCACGGTGGCCATCTGACCCACGGTTCCCCCGTCAACGTTTCCGGTAAATGGTTTAACGTTGTTCACTACGGTGTCCATCCTGAAACGGAACGCCTTGATATGGATCAGGTGCGGGATTTGGCACGGCAGCACCGTCCCAAGCTCATCATCTGCGGCTATTCCGCCTATCCTCGCGTCATTCCCTTTGCCGAATTTCGCCAAATTGCCGATGAGGTGGGTGCCTATCTCATGGCCGATATTGCCCACATTGCTGGTTTGGTTGCCACAGGTCACCATCCCAATCCCGTGCCCCTTTGCGATGTGGTCACCACCACGACCCATAAAACCCTGCGTGGCCCTCGCGGTGGCCTGATTCTCACCCGCGATGCAGAGTTGGGCAAAAAGTTCGACAAAGCGGTCTTTCCCGGTACCCAAGGGGGACCATTGGAGCACGTCATTGCCGCTAAGGCTGTGGCCTTTGGTGAAGCCCTCAAGCCCGAGTTCAAAGCCTATTCTGGCCAAGTCATTCGCAATGCCCAAGCCCTCGCTGCGGGGCTGCAAGCACGACAACTGCGCCTTGTCTCTGGGGGCACCGATAACCACTTGATGCTGATTGATCTGCGATCGGTGAATCTAACGGGCAAAGAGGCCGATCGCCTGATGGGGGAAATCAATATCACCACCAACAAAAATACGATTCCCTTTGACCCCGCCTCTCCCTTTGTCACCAGTGGTCTGCGATTGGGGACACCGGCGTTGACAACCCGTGGCTTCACTGAGGCTGAGTTTACGGAAATCGCCGAAATTATTAGCGATCGCCTGCAGGCTCCAGCGGATGAAACCATCAAAAACCGCTGCCGCGAGCGGGTGGCAGCCCTCTGCACCCAATTTCCTCTCTATCCCCACTTGCAATTGCCGCAACCAGTGCTAGCCTGA
- a CDS encoding NfeD family protein, translated as MALSPFWIWLIVAVILFVMELVLPTAFVEATLGLSALIVAFLSFLIPSFSVQIILWMVLSIVVVFLLRRYQPKRVPPVLKEAAEAETITKIPAGETGRVLYEGISWQARCDDPHLTIPEHQRVIIIGRQGTTLIVMPEDAIQS; from the coding sequence ATGGCACTGTCCCCGTTTTGGATTTGGTTGATTGTTGCCGTCATTCTTTTTGTGATGGAGCTTGTCTTGCCGACGGCCTTTGTGGAAGCAACCCTCGGCCTCAGTGCCCTCATTGTTGCCTTTCTATCGTTTTTGATTCCCAGCTTTTCGGTTCAAATTATCCTTTGGATGGTACTCTCCATCGTCGTGGTCTTTCTCCTGCGACGCTATCAGCCGAAACGTGTCCCTCCCGTGCTCAAGGAAGCCGCCGAGGCAGAAACGATTACGAAAATTCCCGCTGGCGAGACGGGGCGGGTGCTATACGAAGGGATTTCCTGGCAAGCTCGCTGTGATGACCCCCACTTGACCATTCCTGAACATCAACGGGTGATTATCATTGGCCGTCAGGGGACAACGCTGATTGTGATGCCCGAGGATGCTATTCAGTCCTAG
- a CDS encoding DUF429 domain-containing protein, translating to MRFLGIDLAWKGGASGYCCLQWQAQHLEIVCVDRSRDTDELLAWIDRDAPFSQAAMVAVDAPLIIPNLRGMRTCDRQSHQLLGRYHAGCYPANQQSPFAQHTTGFSQALRQRGFHHAPTITPQERGRFQIEVFPHATAIALFQLDQIIQYKKGRLAERIRELARLRDLMTAHLRHCEPPLMLQIEAGMPTTGRDLKALEDQLDAILCAYTAAYWWYWGRDRHWVLGSESFSPEPAATDAYIKTGYIVVPRP from the coding sequence ATGCGGTTTCTCGGCATTGATCTGGCGTGGAAAGGTGGGGCGTCAGGGTACTGCTGTTTGCAATGGCAGGCTCAGCACCTAGAGATAGTGTGTGTGGATCGCTCCCGTGATACGGATGAACTTTTGGCATGGATTGATCGCGATGCACCCTTTTCACAAGCAGCAATGGTGGCGGTGGATGCGCCCCTGATTATTCCTAATCTGCGGGGAATGCGTACCTGCGATCGCCAGTCCCACCAACTCCTTGGGCGGTATCATGCCGGCTGCTATCCTGCGAATCAGCAGTCCCCCTTTGCGCAGCACACCACGGGGTTTAGTCAAGCCCTCCGCCAACGGGGATTTCACCATGCGCCTACAATCACGCCCCAAGAACGCGGGCGATTTCAAATTGAAGTCTTCCCCCATGCCACGGCGATCGCCCTCTTTCAGCTTGACCAAATCATTCAGTACAAAAAAGGCCGTCTTGCAGAGCGCATCAGGGAATTAGCTCGCCTCAGGGATTTGATGACAGCGCATCTTCGCCACTGTGAGCCACCCTTAATGTTGCAGATAGAGGCAGGCATGCCCACTACTGGGCGGGATCTCAAAGCACTGGAAGATCAACTCGATGCAATCCTCTGTGCCTATACAGCGGCTTACTGGTGGTACTGGGGGCGCGATCGCCACTGGGTTTTGGGCAGTGAGTCGTTTTCGCCAGAGCCAGCGGCCACCGACGCCTACATAAAAACAGGGTACATCGTTGTTCCCCGCCCCTAA